In Candidatus Thiodictyon syntrophicum, the sequence CGCACCACGCCGGCGTTGCTGGCGCTGTTTTCCATCGTCTGCTTGATGGTGCATCGGCTGCGTGAGCACTGGGCGTCCTTGCCGCGCTCGACCGCTTGGTACCTCAAGCCGCAGGCCACCTCTTCCGATTGCCTGGCGCTGGTGCGCCGCACCATCTGGGCCGAGGGCAATGACGTCAACTCGCTTGCGGATCAGGATCAGGTGGTAATTTCCCGCCCCGCTTGGGAGGGCGTGCTCGCGCAACTGGCCGCGACCGCCTGAGCGGCGTCGCGCGGCGTGAACGTGCCTGGCAAGAAGCCTTGCATCTGCTACCATTGATGCCACTGATCGCGGCGGCCCCGGTCGCGATTCCTCACCGCCGAGACCGTGCCGATGGCCGACAACCGCCCCGAGGAGACCATGCGCCGACTGGTGATGGCGCTGCTCGACGGTGATCAGGCCGAGGCGGTCGGCGCGGCGCTGGCGTTGCGCGCGGCGGGTATCGACAACGGCCGCATCATCGCGGATGGCATCGAGGCTGCCATGGGGCACCTGAACGCGAAGTGTACGCTGCAGCAGTTCAATCTGCTCGAGATCATGCTGTGCGGGCGCGCCGTGACCGCGGTGATGAAGGCGCTGTTCCCGGCGGAGGCGCCGTTGGTGCCGACGCAGGGCACCGTCGTGCTCGCCGCGCTGGAAGGGGACGTCCATGACCTCGGCAAGAACATCGTCCGGATGATCCTGACCGTCGAGGGCTACCGCGTCGTGGACTGCGGCAAGGACTGCCTGCTGGACCACGTCATCGAGACAGTCGGTCGGGAGGACGCGATCATGGTCGGCATCAGCGGCCTGATCTCCACCGTGGTCCCGCAGGTGCGCCGGGTGCGGGGCATGCTCGATACCGCGGGGCTCTCCGCGGTGCAAGTGATGACCGGCGGCGCGGCGCTGAAGCAGGTCTCCGCGGCCAGCCTGAACGTCGATTTCGTCGCCCAGACCGCCTTCGACGGCCTGCATTATCTGCGGGCGGCCGCACCCGGCGTCGGTCGCTGAGGGATGCAGGCCATGAACAGCCTCGAGCGCATCGCTGCCGCCGCCGCGTTCGGCACCCCGGACCGGGTCCCGGTGGTGGCCCAGGTGTTTGGTCACGCCGGGGTGCTCGCGGGGGTGGCCGTCGGCGACTACGTGCGCGACGGGGCGCTGCTCGCCCGCTGCCAACTGGCGGCGCTCGCCCACTACGGCTACGATGCGGTATTCGCGCTGATGGACGTGACCGTCGAGGCCGAGGCGCTGGGCGCGCGCCTGCGCTGGCCGGCGGAGCGCTATCCCAGCATCGAGACCTACCCGCTCAGGCCCGACCGACTCGATTTCGCGCGGCTCGCGACGCCGGACCCCGCGCACGCGGGGCGTATGCCGGAGCTGTTGCAGGCGGCACGCCTGCTGCGCGACGCGGTCGGCGACGAGGTGCTGGTCGTCGGCTGCGTGCTCGGGCCGATGACCCTGGCATCGCAGTTGCTTGGGTTCGAGGCGGCCATTTATCTCGCGATCGACGAACCGGAGCAGTTCGGCCGGCTGCTCGACTTTGCGACCGAGGTCGCGATGCGCTTCGGCGTCGCCCAAATCCAGGCCGGCGTCCACCTGCCGCTGGTATTCGACCCGTCCGCGTCACCGGAACTGCTGCCACCGCAGTTCTACCGCGAGTTCCTGCTGCCGCGCCTGGCCCGCCTCTTCGGTGCCTTCAAGGCCGCGGGCGCGCCGCTCAATTGGTTGCACACGGCGGGCGCGGCGGAGTCGATCCTGCCCTTTTATCCGTTGGTGGGCGTGGATATCGCCAATATCGACTACGCGGTTGACCCCGAGCGCGCGCTGCGCGCGTTGCCGCACACCTGCCTGGACGGCAACCTGAAGCCGCTCGCGTTCGTCTGCGACACCCCGGCCGACATCGCCGGCGCCTCGGCCCGGTTGTTGGACCTGTTCGCCGCGCGCGGCGGGTTCATCCTGTCGTCGGGGTGCGAGATCCCCCCCGAGGCCCGACCCGAGAACATCACGGCGATGGTCATGGCCGCGCGCCGCGTGGGCTGACACGATGGCGACCCTGGCCGTCCACACGAAGGGCGAGGTGCAGCGCTTCGCCTTTTCACCAGGCCCGGCGCTGTTCCGGCTGCTCGTCGCGGCCGAGGTCCCGATCCGCTGCGGTTGCAACGGCCTCGGCGGCTGTGGGCTCTGCCTGGTGCGGGTCATCGCCGGGAGCGCCGACGCGCCGGCACCACTCGAGGCACTGCATCTGGACGACGCGCAGCTTGCCGCGGGGGTGCGGCTCGCGTGCCAGGTCGTCCCGCGTGGCAATCTCGAGGTCGAGGTACTGGCCACCGCCGCACGCCCGGCCTGGCGCTGGCTGCGCCACGACGAGACCGCGCCACCGTGGGTTCCTTTGCCGGCGGCCCACCCGGCAGCGACCGATTCGGCGCGGACTCGTGCGGCTTCGGCCGGTCGGCTCGGGGTCGCCGTGGATCTGGGCACGACCACGCTCTCCCTGTCGCTGTTCGACCTGGCTACCGGCCACTGGCGCGCCGGTTGTCGCGGTCCGAACCCGCAAGCACTGTTCGGTCAGGACATCCTGACCCGGCTGATGGCCGCCATCGAGTCGTCGGCGCAGGCCGGGCAGATGTCCCAGGCGGTGGTCGAGGCGATCGGTCTGGCCATCAGCGGGCTGGCGATCCGCGCCCGCGCGCAGACCGCGGACATCGCCGCGGTGACGGTGGTCGCCAATCCGAGCATGCTGGCCCTGTTGACGGGGGATCGGATCGCGCGCCTGATCGATCCGCGCAGTTGGTCGCAGCCGCTCACCTGCCACCCGACGGACCTTGCGGCCTGGGCGCTGGCCTGGGGCATCGACGCCGCGGCCCGGATCGACCTGGTGGCGCCGCTGGCCGGGCTCATCGGCTCCGATCTGTTGGCTGGGTTAATCGCGACCGGGCTGACCGACGCGGCCGACCCGGGCCTGCTGATCGACTTCGGCACCAACTCCGAGCTTGCGCTGTGGGACGGTACGACCCTGTGGGCCACCTCGGCGGCTGGCGGCCCGGCGTTCGAGGGGAGTGGCCTGGGCTGCGGTCTGCCGGCCGAGCCCGGCGCCATCGACCGGCTGGTGTTCCGCGACGAACGCCCGGTCTGGCATGTCATCGGTGGCGGCCCGCCGCACGGCCTGTGCGGCACCGGCCTGGTGGACCTGATCGCCGGGCTGCGACGGGCGGGGCAGCTCACCGAACGCGGGCGTTTCGCCCCTGAGGTACCCGCGACCGTACCCCCGACGGGCTTTGCCCTGGCGGCCGGGGGGCATGGCGTGCGCTTGAGCGGTGCGGACGTGGACCTGTTTCAGGCGGCGAAGGCGGCCATCGGGGCCGGTGTCGCGCTGCTGCTCGAACACGCCGGCCTCGAGGTCGCGTCGCTCGGGCGGGTCTGCGTCGGTGGCACCTTTGGGAGTGGTCTCGACATCGCCAACGCCCAGGCGATCGGGCTGCTGCCGGCGATCCCGCCCGCGCGGGTCGAACTCTGCGGCAACACCGCGCTGGCCGGCGCCCGCGCGCTGCTGCTCGCGCCGGAACCCGGTGCGCGGCTGACGGCGATCCGGGCCCAGGCGCGCGTGATCAATCTGGCGCGCGAGCCGGACTTCGACGACCGGTTTCTGGACCAGCTCTATCTGCGCCCGCTGACGGGCCGGTCACGATGAGCGCGGCCCATCCGGCGCTGCGGGTGATCGAGGTCGCCCAGTATCTGACCGGGCTGACCGTGGCGCAGGACGTCTGGGGCGAGGCGAGCCGCGCCGTCATCAGCCTGCTGGATGCCGACTGGTGCGCCGTCGGGGCGCTGGACGACGCCGGCGCGATCTGGCTGCACGCCTGGGCCTTCACCGAGCCGGTCTTCGCCGCCGATTGGTCCGTGGTGCCGACGGCGGTCGGGCCCGACCCCCACCCGTCCGCCCAGCCGCCTCCCCAGCCGGGGCCGGCACTGCGCCACTGCATCGCCGAGACGCTCGACAGCGGCTTTCTCGGGTTCTATGTCCGCACCGACCCCGACCCCGGCACCGTCATGTGTCTGCCGATCACCCAGGAGTCGCGGGTCACCGCCGTGCTCGCGGTCGGGCATCGCGGCGGCGAACCGCCGTCGAACGAGTGCCTGAACGTCTATCTGGCGGTGGCCGGGATGGTCGGCACCGCCGCGACGCGGCTGGCCTCGGAGTGCGAGTTGCGCGAACACCGTCGCCACCTGGCCGCGCTGGTCGAGGAGCGCACCGCCGCGTTGCGTGCGACCAATCGCCAGTTGCAGCGCGAGGTCCGTGAGCGGAAAAGCAATCAGGCGATCCTTGCGGCACGCCTGCGGCTGATCGCACTGGCCCCGTCGCACGGGCTCACCGAACTGCTGCGCGCCACGCTGGACGAAGTTGAAGCGCTCACCGGCAGCACGATCGGCTTCTATCATTTCATCGATGCGGACCAGCGGACGATCTCACTGCAAACCTGGTCCACCAACACCATCCAGAACATGTGCCAGGCCGTGGGTGAGGGCCAGCACTACCCGCTCGATCAGGCGGGGGTCTGGGTCGACTGCGTGCGCCAAGGCCGCCCGATCATTCACAACGACTACGCCAGTCTGCCGCAACGCCGGGGCCTGCCGCCCGGACACGTCACCATCGTCCGGCAACTCACCGCCCCCGTACTGCGCGACGGCCGCATCGTCGCCATCCTCGGCGTCGGCAACAAGCCGCGCAACTACACCGTCCGGGACCAGGGCGTCGTCGCTGCACTCGCGGACCTGGCCTGGGACACCGTCGAGCGCAAGCGCCTGCAGGATCTGCTGCAACACCAGGCGACGACCGATGAACTCACCGGCCTGCCGAACCGTCGTCTGTTCATGGAGCAGGCGGCGCAGGAGCTGGCGCGCTCACTGCGCTACGGATACGACTGCTCCATCGCGATGATCGACCTCGATCACTTCAAGGAGATCAACGACGTCGCCGGGCACGCGGCGGGCGACCAGGCCCTGGTCACCATGGCGCGGGCGTACCAGGCGAGCCTGCGCGAGACCGACCTGTTCGCACGCGTCGGCGGCGACGAGTTCGCGCTGCTGCTGCCTCAGACCGGCCCGGTGTCGGCCCGCGAGGTTGTCGAGCGGCTGCGCGCCGCGCTCGCGGCCGGCCCCGGTGAAGATCCGCAGGCTGCGCCGACGCTGACGATCAGCGTCGGTATCGCGTCGTTCCCCGGCGTACCGGGGGAACTGGACGCGCTGCTGCGCTGCGCGGACCAGGCGCTCTACTGCGCCAAAGCGGCCGGACGCAATTGCGTTTGCATCGCGCCACCGGCGTCGAACAGTTCGATGCGCGCCCCGTAGGTCGCGTCGAGCAGCGGGATCAATGTCCGGAGCTCGGCATTCAGCGCCTGGCCGCGTTGGTCGTTCGCGTTGTCGAGCAGGTCCCGCGGGGTCCTGGTCCCGACCAGGATACGCTGCGCCCCGCCGGCATCGAGCCGCTGCATCGCGGTCGTGAGATTGGCCTTCACCCCGTCGATGCGCTCCTGCAACGTCAGATTGATGCCGGACCACTCGAACAGATCATTCGATCCGGCCCAATAGACGAACAAGGCGTTCGGGTCGGCGGTACCGCCGGCGAGGCTGGCCTCCCAGGTGTCGAGCTGCCTCAAGACGCCGGTATTCGCGAGGTCGGGCGGGGTGGTACCGACGATGCGAAAGTTGTTGTCGGTGCCGCTCCAGGCGCCGGCAACACCGTAGTTGGTCAGCGGCACGCCGAGGTCGGTGGCGACGTATTCCATGGTCAACGGGCCATTGGAGAAACGGCCGTTGACATTGGGTGCCGGGACGGTCGCCGGGTTGATCGTGAAGGCGCTACCGATATCGACGTTGGAGTCACCGAACGCCACGATCCGGGTGATCGGTGCGGCGCTGGTGGCGGCGGCGGCGCTGCCCAGCAGCAGGGCGGCGGCCATCAAGACCATGGGCTTTCTTGGCATGGGGTGACCTTCGTCTGTTTGGGGGACCGAAAGAAGACGGCGGCGCGGTGGCCTGGCCCCCGCGCGACCGAGTGCTCGCGCAGCCCAGGAGGCCCAGTTGCAATGCGCTTTGTCAATCGCCAGCATTATCAACCTGGGACTGCACCCGTCAAGCGCCCGTCTTCGCCGGGCGGGGACGGGCTGCGGAGGCTACTGAACGAACTCGCCAGCGGCCGCGGTCGTCATCCCGCTCGTGCGCCGCGTCGCTCGGGACAACAAAGACTTATGCCTTGATCGGCAACGGCAGTTATTCCTGTGGTATCGCGGCGAAACCAAGACCCTGCGTCTGCTCCCTGGATAATCCGGCCTACTGCCCTCTTGCGAAGATCTGCACATGCCCGCGCAAGAACTCCAGGAAGGTGGCGGCCACCACCGAGCGCTGTTTGCCCTTGGGCCGCACCACGTACCAGGCGCGTACGATGGGAAAGCCCTCCACGTCCAGTTCGGCCAGCCCGCTCTGGCTGGGACCGAGGTCGAGCGTGCTGCGCGAGAGCATGGCCAGACCCAGACCGCCCGCCACGGCCTGCTTGATGGCCTCGTTGCTGCCCAGCTCCATCTTGATCCGTAGCGGCGTGCCGCGCTCCTGGAACACCCGTTCCATGGTCATGCGCGTGCCCGAGCCTTGCTCGCGCACCAGGAAGCGCTCGGCCGCCAGCTCGGCGAACGGGATCCTCTGGCGCCCCGCCAGCGGATGGGCGATCGGTGCCAGCACGATCAGCGGGTTGTCCATGAACGACTCGCTTTCGGTATCCAGACCCTCCGGCGGCACGCCCATGATGTAGAGGTCGTCCTGGTTGCGGGTCAGGCGGTCGAGCAGCCGGTCGCGGTTCACCACCTCCAGGGCGATGTCGATGCCGGGGTACCGGGCGCAGAAGGGGCCCAGGATACGCGGCATGAAGTACTTGGTGGTGGTGACCGCGGCGATCCGCAGGCGCCCCTGCTTGAGGCCCTTGAGATTGTCGATGGTCTGCTCGAAGCGGCCCCAGGTGTCCAGCCAGTCGGCGCAGGTGGCGAAGAGCTCCTGGCCGGCCTCGGTGAGGAAGACCTTCTTGCCCAACTGCTCCAGCAGGGGCAGACCCACCTGCTCGTGCAGCAGACGGATTTGCTTCGACACCGTGGGCTGGGTGACGTGCATCTCCTCGGCCGCGCGGGAGAAGCTGCGCAACCGGGCAACGGCCTCGAAGGTCCGCAGTTGGCGCAGGGTGACATGCATCATGGCCGGTCCCTCACTCGGAAAACGATAGCCTTAAGGTTATCGTTTCCATGATGACAATTCATTATTTTTTCTGGATCGGCCGCCCTAGACTCCTCTGCCATGGGCGGTGCAGATCCCTGCGGCCGCCACTGTTTTCAGCCACAGAGGAGCCCCAGGATGAGCCAATCTCCCATCCCGCCACACCCGCGGGCGGCCGGGCCAGGCGGCGGCCGGCCGTCGTCTCCGTTGGTCTGCACCGACCGGTCCGCACGGGCGCTGCCGGCCGCCGGGGGAGGCCGCCATGTTGCCTGATGGCCCCACCCACGGCCTGGTCCTGGCCGCACCGCTGCTCCTGCTGTCGGTCGGCCTGGTGCCGGCCGCCTGGGCCAACGCCTGGCCGGGACTGATGGCGCGCCTCTGCGGCGCCGCCGCCTGGCTGGCGTTCGTCAGCGCACTGCTTGCAGCAGTGGCCTACCCGTTTGAAGGCACCTATGCCTGGATTTTCTACCGGGTCGAGCTGCCCGGCGGCCTGGGGGCCTTGACGCTGGGCACCTATGTCAACAGCGTGACGGTGATCATGCTGATGCTGGTGGCCTTCATCGGTGCCATCGTCACCCGCTACGCGTACAACTATCTGGACGGGGACCCCAACCGGGGCCGCTTCAACAAGTGGCTGGCGCTGACCCTGGCAGCCATCCTGACCCTGATCGTCTCCGGCAATCTGCTGATGTTCGCCCTGGCCTGGATCGCGACCAGCCTGTGCCTGCACCAGCTTCTGATGTTCTATCCGGAGCGCCCGGCCGCCGTGCTGGCCGCCCACAAGAAGTTCGTCGCCAGCCGCGTCGGGGACCTGAGTCTGCTGGTCGCGGTCGCCCTCATCGGTCTCACCCTGCACACCCTGCAGTTCGACGAGCTGTTCCGCATCCTCGCGGCCATGGAGGGGCCGGTGCCGATTGCGCTCGAGATCGCGGCCCTGCTGATCGTGATCGCCGCGGTGCTGAAGTCCGCCCAGTTCCCCTTCCACGGCTGGCTGCTCCAAGTCATGGAGGCCCCGACGCCGGTGTCTGCCCTGCTGCACGCGGGGATCGTCAACGCCGGTGCCTTCCTGGTGATTCGCATGAGCCCGGTCATGTCCCATTCCCAACTCGCCATGGGCGTCCTGGCGGTGATCGGTCTGTTCACCCTGGCGCTGGCCTCCCTGGTCATGCTCACCCAGACCAATATCAAGGTCTCGCTGGCCTGGTCGACCACGGCGCAGATGGGCTTCATGCTCCTGGAGTGCGGCCTGGGTCTCTACAGCCTGGCCATGCTGCACCTGGTGGCCCACTCGCTCTACAAGGCCCATGCCTTTCTCGCCTCCGGCAGCGGGGTGGACGCCTTTCGGGCGCCGGTACTCCCCCATGCATCCCCAGGCGTTGGGCCCGTCCAGTTGCTGCCGGCGCTGGCCGGCGGCGGACTCATCGTGCTGGCGGTGGGCGCCGCCTTCGGCGTCACCGCGGGGCACCAGCCGGCGCACCTGGCGGCCGGTACGGTGGTGGTCATCGCCGTGACTCAACTGCTGTTGCAGATGGCTGGCGTGATGCGCGGCGAGGACTTCCTGCGCCGCGGTCTGGCGCTGAGTGCGGTGGTCGCGGTGGCCTATTTCACCCTGCACGCCCTGTTCGATGCGGCCCTGCAGGGGAGCGTCCTGCCGGTTCAGGATGCGGATGGTCCCTTCCAGGTCTGGCTGGCCCAGGCCTTTGTCGGCGTGTTCCTGGTCCTGCTGGTCTTCCAGCAGGTGCTCAAACAGGCCCCGGCGTTCCTGGGCGACGGGATCTACATGCACCTCTACAACGGCCTCTACATCGACGTGTACATCACCCGGCTGATCGAGCGCATCTGGCCGGGCCCGCTGCCCGCGCCCGGGACGCCGCCTGCCCCCTTCGCTCCAGTCACCTCCCCCGGAGCCTGATCATGACCCTTAACGACGCCACCATCCCGACGAAATCCGCAGTCCCGGCGGCGAGCGTGCCGGCCAGCGCCGACCAGCCGGCGGCGCCCACCCCGATCATCGACGCCGCCGAGCTGGATCGGCGTATCGATGCCGCCTGCGAGCGCATTGCCCCCCTGTGGCCGCTGAAGAACTTTGTCGCCGTGAACCCCTTCTTCGGGCTGCGGGACCTCGGCTTTCAGGACGCCTCCGACGTCCTGGCGCGGATCACCGGCACCGGTCTCTACATGTCGCGGGGCTATTACCGCGACCAGTTGGCCAGCGGGCGCATCGGCCGGAATGACCTCAAAGCCGCGCTCGAGCGCTGCGGTAGCCACCTGGATGCCGACACCGTGGAGCACACACTGGCCGCCCCCGCGCCCGAGCCGCGGCTCGGGATGGCCCCGGTGAGCGAGGTGCTGGAGCGGGTGGAGGGCGGCCTCTGGTCGAGTTTCGTCGCCGAGCGCATCAGCCTGCACTGCGCCGCCCATTTCGACCTGGGCCAGGCGCTCGTCGCCATGCCCTGGCGTCAGCTCCCGCTCTACCCATCCTGGCGCAAGGCCGCCGGCATCGACCACAGCCCGGCGCTGATGGGACTGCGCGACTTTCGCCGCGCCGTGGCCCGTCTGCCGACGGAGCCCCGCGGCGCCATCGCACTGGCCATCGAGCGGCTCGGCATCCCGGATGCGGCGGTGGAGCGCTACCTGCACGCCTCGCTGATGAGCGTCGGCGGCTGGGCGGCCTGGACCCGGTATCTGCGCTGGCAGGCCGAGCTGGTCGGCAGCCGCGACGACTCCATCGTCGATCTCCTGGCCATCCGCCTGATGTGGGACATGCTGCTCTTCGAGGAGAAACGCTCGCCCGCGCTGGCGGCCCGCTGGCAGGAGATGCTCGCGGCGAGCATGCGACCGCCGTCCGCCAAGCGCCAGGCCTCCGCTGAGATCGACCGCATCCTGCTCGTGGCGATGGAGATCGGCTTGCAGCGCCGCGTGATCGCCGGTTTGGCCCGCGTGCCGGACCGGCCCGCGGCCCGCCCGGCGGTTCAGGCGGCGTTCTGCATCGATGTGCGCTCCGAGGTCTTCCGCCGCGCGCTCGAGACCGTGGCGCCCGGGGTCCAGACCATCGGCTTCGCCGGCTTCTTCGGCATCTTCATCGAGCATGTTCCCCTGGGCTCCGCGGTTGCCCGCAGCCATGTGCCGGTGATCTTCAACCCCGCCTACCGCATCTGCGAGCGGGTCAAGGCCGGGGACCGCGAGGGCGTGCAGGCGCAGCGGCGGCTACGCCTCGGTCTGTTCAAGGCGTGGAAGGGCTTCAAGCTCTCCGCTGCCTCCTGCTTCTCCTTCGTCGAGTCGGCCGGGCTGATGTACGCCCCCAAGCTGGTCACCGACAGCTTCGGCTGGAGCCGCCCGGTCCCCGACCCGCACAGTCAGGGTCTCGACCCGGAGACCCTGGCGCGCACCGGGCCGACCCTGGAGGCCGTCCCGCCGGGACAGTGCGAGACCGGGCACATAAGCGGGCACGCAAGCGGGCACGGGGCCTCGGGGATCCCCGAGGCGGAGCGGCTCGACCATGCCGAGCGCATCCTGCGCGCCATGGCGATGACCGCGGGCTTCGCCCCCCTGGTGCTGCTGGCCGGACATGGCAGCACCACGGTGAACAACCCCCACGCCACCGGCCTCGACTGCGGCGCCTGCGCCGGCCAGACCGGCGAGGCCAGCGCCCGGGTGGTGGCCGCCCTGCTCAACGACCGGGCCGTGCGGCAGGGCTTGGCGGAGCGGGGCATCGCGATCCCCGAGGACACCTGGTTCCTGGCGGGCCTGCACGACACCACGACCGACATCCTGCGGCTCTTCGACACCGACGAGGTCCCCGACGCCCTGGCCCCGGACCTGGAACGACTGCGCCAATGGCTGGAGCAGGCCGGCGACCTCACCCGCATGGAGCGCGCCGCACTGCTCGGCATCGGCGGCCGGCCGGACCGCGCGGTGGAGGCCGAGGTGCGCCGGCGCAGCCGCGACTGGTCCCACGTGCGCCAGGAATGGGCCCTGGCCAACAACGCCGCCTTCATCGCCGCGCCGCGCGCGCGTACCATTGGCCTGGACCTGGGCGGGCGCGCCTTTCTGCACGAGTACGTCTGGCAGCAGGACGAGGGCTTCAAGATCCTGGAGCTGATCATGACCGCCCCGATGGTGGTGGCCAACTGGATCAACATGCAGTACTACGGCTCGGTGGTGGACAACCGCCGCTTCGGCAGCGGTAACAAGCTGCTGCACAACGTGGTGGGCGGCGCCATCGGGGTGCTGGAAGGCAACAGCGGCGAGCTGCGCGTCGGGCTGCCCCTGCAATCCCTGCACGACGGCCGGCGCTGGGTACACGAGCCGCTGCGCCTCAGCGTCTTCATCGAGGCCCCGGAGCCGGCCATCGACGCGATCATCGAACGCCATGCGCTGGTGCGCCAACTGGTGGACAACGGCTGGCTGCACCTGTTGCGCATCGATGAGGACGCTGGGGTCCATTGGCGCCTGCGCGGCGGAGGGTGGGAGCGGCCCTGATCATAATTCCGGCCACGGGTTCGTAGGTCGGCCTTCAGGCCGAACGCGGCGCCCCCGTCGGCCTGAAGGCCGACCTACAGCGGGGCGCCAACCGCCGCCCGGGCGGCCGGAACGATGATCGAGGCCGGTGGGAGCGCTGCGCCACGGCGCCGGGGGCCACCCTATGACGGCATTCTATGCCCTCCGCAGGCTATTCGCTTCTGTCCCGCATCGTCGCCGCACGGCCGCCAAGCTCGATCAGGCTCGCCCGGACCTTGGTCCAATAGCTCGCCAACACTTCCTCCATACGCGTCTGTGCAACCTGCTCCACGCACCAGAGTTGAACGCAGTACCGAAACAGTCGCTCACAAGATGCCGACACGGCCGATGATATTACCAATTCCTCGATCGGATTAACCATGTCTTGATCTAGACCGCCATACGTAATCCCTGGTACGAACGGGACATACGCGTCGTCATAATACTGTACTTTTGAAAAGCTTTCTAAGTCCAGTTCAGGCAACTTTTTGTCGTTGCTCCTCTGAATGACTCGCAACATCCGCGGTGGTGTGATAGCTCGATTGCTGACACTGAGGATCGGGTTTCCATCTTCGGCATCTGCGGGCCACTCCGGACGCCAGTCAGTGGCTATCGCTTCCGGCAAGGCATCACGTAAAAGCTCTGCCCAATACATCTCCAACATCAAGAACTGCAGATCATTTTCGCGATATAAGACGAATGGAAAATCCGGGTGGCTTTTGATGCGATCCAATTTCATTGAAATGCTCTAGGAAATAAAATTGGGTGAAGTTCCGAACGAATCCACATCGAAACGATTGTTGTCCCTACTGAAACCGTAAAAAGACCGGCTGCCCAAGAAGCCGCGGGGTGGGCGTTTCGATATGAAGCTTACACAGATCGAATAGAATGGCTGTCGGGATGCGATACGGACCACGCACCAGTCGTATATCTGATCTTGTCGTCAACATCGTCTTAAAA encodes:
- a CDS encoding YbcC family protein; its protein translation is MTLNDATIPTKSAVPAASVPASADQPAAPTPIIDAAELDRRIDAACERIAPLWPLKNFVAVNPFFGLRDLGFQDASDVLARITGTGLYMSRGYYRDQLASGRIGRNDLKAALERCGSHLDADTVEHTLAAPAPEPRLGMAPVSEVLERVEGGLWSSFVAERISLHCAAHFDLGQALVAMPWRQLPLYPSWRKAAGIDHSPALMGLRDFRRAVARLPTEPRGAIALAIERLGIPDAAVERYLHASLMSVGGWAAWTRYLRWQAELVGSRDDSIVDLLAIRLMWDMLLFEEKRSPALAARWQEMLAASMRPPSAKRQASAEIDRILLVAMEIGLQRRVIAGLARVPDRPAARPAVQAAFCIDVRSEVFRRALETVAPGVQTIGFAGFFGIFIEHVPLGSAVARSHVPVIFNPAYRICERVKAGDREGVQAQRRLRLGLFKAWKGFKLSAASCFSFVESAGLMYAPKLVTDSFGWSRPVPDPHSQGLDPETLARTGPTLEAVPPGQCETGHISGHASGHGASGIPEAERLDHAERILRAMAMTAGFAPLVLLAGHGSTTVNNPHATGLDCGACAGQTGEASARVVAALLNDRAVRQGLAERGIAIPEDTWFLAGLHDTTTDILRLFDTDEVPDALAPDLERLRQWLEQAGDLTRMERAALLGIGGRPDRAVEAEVRRRSRDWSHVRQEWALANNAAFIAAPRARTIGLDLGGRAFLHEYVWQQDEGFKILELIMTAPMVVANWINMQYYGSVVDNRRFGSGNKLLHNVVGGAIGVLEGNSGELRVGLPLQSLHDGRRWVHEPLRLSVFIEAPEPAIDAIIERHALVRQLVDNGWLHLLRIDEDAGVHWRLRGGGWERP